The DNA segment CCACCGCCCTCCGGCAGGGGAGACCAGCAGACCAGGGTCGAACACGGCCTCGAAGGCGCCGAGGGCATGCCCCGGCTGCCGAAGAAGCTCACCGTCACCAGGGTCGCCGCACTACGCGGCAAGCAGCTCAGCGGCCAGGCCGTCGACGCGTTCAAGCGGGCGACGAAGGCCGACGGCGCCGACAAGTCGGGGCTGACCTCGCTGTCGTACGCGGTGATGCTCAACTACGCCAGTGACGCCGCGATGGCCGTCGCGCTCGCGAACACCCTGTTCTTCGCGGCAAGCAGTGGCGAGAGCAGGGGCAAGGTCGCCCTGTACCTGCTCATCACCATCGCGCCGTTCGCGCTCGTCGCACCGGTGATCGGTCCGGCGCTCGACCGCATCCAGCGTGGCCGCAGGCTCGCGATGTGCGTCGCGTCGGCGGGCCAGGCACTGATGTGCGTACTGATGGCGCTGCACTTCAACGACTGGGGGCTCTATCCGGCCGCGCTCGGCAAGATGGTGCTTTCCAAATCCTTCATGGTGCTCAAGGCGGCGGTCACGCCAAGGGTCGTTCCACCGGACATCACGCTGTCGAAAACCAATGCCCGTCTCGCCGTCTTCGGGCTCGCGGCCGGTGGTGTGTTCGGTGCGATCGCGGCGGGGTTGAACTCCGTACTCGGCTCGTCGGGAGCACTGTGGTTCACGGCGATCATCTGTGTCGTCGGCGCGGCGCAGGCCATGCGCATCCCGGCCTGGGTCGAGGTCACCGAGGGCGAGGTTCCGGCCGCGCTGACAGCGAGGGGCAAGGAACGGAAGAAACGCCAGCCCATGGGAAGACACATCGTGGTCGGCCTGTGGGGCAACGGGTCGATCAGGGTGCTGACCGGGTTCCTCATGATGTTCGCCGCGTTCGCGGTGAAGGCGCAGACCGAGGACGGCGGCCAATCGCCCTTCATGCAACTGCTGATGCTCGGTGTGATCGGTGCCGCGGCGGGCGCGGGTGGCTTCCTCGGCAACGCGCTCGGCTCACGCATGCACTTCGGCAAGCCCGACCAGGTGGTGCTCGGCTGTGTCGCGGCGGCACTCGCCTCGACCGTGCTCGCCGCGTTGCTCGCGGGGCTGGCGACGGCCGCGATCGTCGGCCTCGTCGGCTCCACCGCGAGCGCGCTGGCCAAGAACAGCCTCGACGCCGTGATCCAGCAGGATCTACCAGAGGAATCCCGTGCTTCGGCGTTCGGCCGTTCCGAGACCGTGCTCCAGCTCGCGTGGGTGTTCGGTGGCGCCGTCGGCCTGCTGCTGCCGCCGACCTACTGGATCGGGTTCCTCGTGGTCTCCGTATTCCTCGCGATCGGCCTTACACAGACCTGGCTCATTCGCAAGGGCTCGTC comes from the Prauserella marina genome and includes:
- a CDS encoding MFS transporter translates to MRSGRRGKRKWTPEPGASQPPAERAERTRVERPARQGWERAPQGPPPEQPPTRRQPPWQPTADEAPTGAVPVPPPYHPQQQPPRGQGARPYPPQQPRQPRPWQQSPRAQGDFERYDTGGYAPGQPREAQEGPPPGQQPPPSGRGDQQTRVEHGLEGAEGMPRLPKKLTVTRVAALRGKQLSGQAVDAFKRATKADGADKSGLTSLSYAVMLNYASDAAMAVALANTLFFAASSGESRGKVALYLLITIAPFALVAPVIGPALDRIQRGRRLAMCVASAGQALMCVLMALHFNDWGLYPAALGKMVLSKSFMVLKAAVTPRVVPPDITLSKTNARLAVFGLAAGGVFGAIAAGLNSVLGSSGALWFTAIICVVGAAQAMRIPAWVEVTEGEVPAALTARGKERKKRQPMGRHIVVGLWGNGSIRVLTGFLMMFAAFAVKAQTEDGGQSPFMQLLMLGVIGAAAGAGGFLGNALGSRMHFGKPDQVVLGCVAAALASTVLAALLAGLATAAIVGLVGSTASALAKNSLDAVIQQDLPEESRASAFGRSETVLQLAWVFGGAVGLLLPPTYWIGFLVVSVFLAIGLTQTWLIRKGSSLIPGLGGDRPLRPDPAGAEGRP